From the Streptomyces sp. KMM 9044 genome, one window contains:
- a CDS encoding DUF3631 domain-containing protein, with translation MEPETPAPYSAPGAVAWPPVAVPGNPGRRESEETSSAETAETSILDLEPTHGSALLDELRQQIAKFVILPSPEALDAVTLWVAATHLQPAWQHAPRLAVVGPAKRCGKSRLLDVLTETVHEPMLTINTTPAAIFRSITEEQPPTLLVDEADTIFGTPKQAEKNEEMRGLLNAGHQRNRYVTRVVGNDHTPHRFATFAMAAIAGIGDLPDTIMDRAAVIRMRRRAEGEKVKPFRSRRDIPALHDLRDRIAAWARPLLDEAAGLEPDMPVEDRAADTWEPLVIVADLAGGRWPRLARAACTRMVAAEVAAEEDHPSGARILADIRRVFVAQREVDSLSTEELLHHLRQDPEAPWSEWGRGGLTARELGRMLREFGITSGNVRMADRTQRKGYMRNRFLDAWRRYCPTVHPVDAAPVPCEG, from the coding sequence GTGGAACCCGAGACACCCGCGCCCTATTCCGCACCCGGTGCCGTCGCCTGGCCGCCGGTCGCGGTGCCGGGCAACCCCGGTCGGCGCGAATCCGAGGAAACGTCGTCGGCCGAGACGGCCGAGACCTCGATACTGGACCTCGAGCCGACCCACGGGTCGGCACTGCTGGACGAACTGCGGCAGCAGATAGCCAAGTTCGTGATCCTGCCCTCGCCGGAGGCTCTGGACGCGGTCACGCTGTGGGTGGCGGCGACGCACCTGCAGCCCGCGTGGCAGCACGCTCCCCGCCTGGCGGTGGTGGGGCCGGCGAAGCGGTGCGGCAAGTCCCGGCTGCTGGACGTGCTGACCGAGACGGTCCACGAGCCGATGCTTACCATCAACACCACACCCGCGGCGATCTTCCGCTCGATCACCGAGGAGCAGCCGCCCACGCTCCTGGTCGACGAGGCGGACACCATCTTCGGCACCCCGAAGCAGGCGGAGAAGAACGAGGAGATGCGCGGCCTGCTCAACGCCGGTCACCAGCGCAACCGGTACGTGACCCGGGTCGTCGGCAACGACCACACCCCGCACCGCTTCGCCACCTTCGCCATGGCGGCCATCGCGGGGATCGGCGACCTGCCCGACACGATCATGGACCGGGCAGCCGTGATCCGCATGCGGCGCCGGGCCGAGGGGGAGAAGGTCAAGCCCTTCCGCTCCCGCCGTGACATCCCGGCCCTGCACGATCTGCGTGACCGCATCGCCGCGTGGGCCAGGCCGCTCCTCGATGAGGCCGCGGGGTTGGAGCCGGACATGCCGGTCGAGGACCGCGCCGCCGACACCTGGGAACCCCTGGTCATCGTCGCCGACCTGGCAGGCGGGCGCTGGCCCCGCCTGGCGCGAGCCGCGTGCACGAGAATGGTCGCCGCCGAAGTGGCAGCCGAGGAGGATCACCCCAGCGGGGCACGGATCCTCGCCGACATCCGCCGCGTCTTCGTCGCCCAGCGCGAGGTGGACAGCCTGTCCACCGAGGAACTCCTCCACCACCTGCGCCAGGACCCCGAGGCTCCGTGGTCGGAGTGGGGACGTGGCGGGCTGACGGCCCGCGAACTGGGCAGGATGCTGCGCGAGTTCGGCATCACGTCCGGCAACGTGCGCATGGCCGACCGGACGCAGCGCAAGGGTTACATGCGCAACAGGTTCCTCGACGCCTGGCGCCGGTACTGCCCCACCGTCCACCCCGTCGACGCCGCCCCCGTCCCCTGCGAGGGCTGA
- a CDS encoding tyrosine-type recombinase/integrase, protein MKGSTYRRCSCRDPKTGKELGFSCPKRNSRNHCTYSIRQELPPREDGSRRSFARGGYGSLKAAQADLDHVRALLGLAESDDPEGVQLIAEMLSEVSRAKLPFPDVEETRRRLNAGQDLVGSLTVGEWLDRWLAGKRIRKSGISRYETDVRVHLKPHIGDRRLDRLRVSHLSEMFTAITDANAEILEQNAQRRAAVEELAAVPWKGVENRARRKAMKAAIDAMPPFRRVTGPSTRQHIKATLRAALNDAIGQQIITFNPAAHVEIDPVRKPKALVWTDERVARWQQTGEKPSPVMVWTPEQTGAFLDFVAEDRLYAMWHLIAFRGLRRGEACGQPWSETNLDGRSLTVTGQLVQDGWGVEASEPKTDSGFRVVALDDDTVGVLERHHKQQEVDRAEWGSAWVNTGLVFTQEDGSWLHPGKVTDLFDRLVAASGLPPIRLHDLRHGAATLMLAAGIDVKIVSDTLGHSDTRITRDIYQSVLPHVGRSAAEATAKLVPLQRKAKAEEAARQAEKVRRKAKRAEKTPAEGRKKARRKKPRK, encoded by the coding sequence TTGAAGGGCTCCACCTACCGCCGCTGCTCCTGCCGCGACCCGAAGACCGGCAAGGAGCTCGGCTTCTCCTGCCCGAAGCGGAACAGCAGGAACCACTGCACCTACTCCATACGCCAGGAGCTGCCGCCACGCGAGGACGGCAGCAGGCGCTCCTTCGCCCGTGGTGGGTACGGCAGTCTCAAGGCGGCCCAGGCCGACCTCGACCACGTACGCGCGCTTCTGGGCCTCGCCGAGTCGGACGACCCCGAGGGCGTGCAGCTGATCGCCGAGATGCTGTCCGAGGTCAGCCGTGCCAAGCTGCCCTTCCCCGATGTGGAGGAGACGAGGCGGCGACTCAACGCCGGCCAGGACCTCGTGGGCAGCCTCACCGTGGGCGAGTGGCTGGACCGGTGGCTCGCGGGCAAGCGCATCCGGAAGTCGGGCATCAGCCGCTACGAGACCGACGTTCGCGTGCACCTCAAGCCCCACATCGGCGACCGAAGGCTCGACCGGCTGCGCGTGAGCCACCTCAGCGAGATGTTCACCGCCATCACCGACGCCAACGCCGAGATCCTGGAGCAGAACGCCCAGCGGCGTGCGGCGGTCGAGGAATTGGCGGCCGTGCCCTGGAAGGGCGTGGAGAACCGGGCTCGCCGCAAGGCGATGAAGGCGGCGATCGACGCGATGCCGCCCTTCCGCCGCGTCACCGGGCCGTCCACGCGTCAGCACATCAAGGCCACCCTCCGCGCCGCCCTGAACGACGCGATCGGCCAGCAGATCATCACGTTCAACCCGGCGGCCCACGTCGAGATCGACCCGGTCCGCAAGCCGAAGGCCCTGGTGTGGACGGACGAGCGGGTCGCCCGGTGGCAGCAGACCGGCGAGAAGCCCTCCCCCGTCATGGTCTGGACACCGGAACAGACCGGTGCCTTCCTTGACTTCGTGGCCGAGGACCGGCTGTACGCCATGTGGCACCTGATCGCCTTCCGCGGCCTGCGGCGCGGTGAAGCGTGCGGTCAGCCCTGGTCGGAGACCAACCTCGACGGGCGCTCCCTCACGGTCACCGGCCAGCTCGTGCAAGACGGGTGGGGCGTGGAAGCGTCGGAGCCGAAGACCGACAGCGGCTTCCGCGTCGTCGCCCTGGACGACGACACCGTCGGCGTCCTGGAGCGGCACCACAAGCAGCAGGAGGTCGACCGCGCGGAGTGGGGCTCGGCCTGGGTGAACACCGGGCTCGTCTTCACCCAGGAGGACGGCTCCTGGCTCCACCCCGGCAAGGTCACCGACCTCTTCGATCGTCTCGTCGCCGCCTCCGGCCTCCCGCCGATCCGGCTGCACGACCTCCGGCACGGCGCGGCCACCCTCATGCTCGCCGCCGGCATCGATGTCAAGATCGTGTCGGACACCCTCGGGCACAGCGACACCCGCATCACGCGGGACATCTACCAGAGCGTCCTGCCCCACGTCGGCAGGAGCGCCGCCGAGGCCACCGCCAAGCTGGTCCCGCTCCAGCGCAAGGCGAAGGCAGAGGAAGCCGCCCGCCAAGCGGAGAAGGTCCGGAGGAAGGCCAAGCGCGCCGAGAAGACCCCGGCTGAGGGCAGGAAGAAGGCCCGGCGGAAGAAGCCCAGGAAGTAG
- a CDS encoding relaxase/mobilization nuclease domain-containing protein has product MIAAIKPAGSNTRGLLAYLYGPGRHDEHTDPHIVAGFAMLGMPDPGRDQDATLTQLARHLDAPVRLRNSEFGKKVTDHVWHCPVRTAPEDRHLSDAEWGEIAQRIVEAVGIAPVGDDLGCRWIAVRHADDHIHILATTVREEGRRPRLHDSGIRVGDACRQIEKDYGLRRLNKGDRTAGSRPTQAEMHKAQRLGWQQTSRAWLQDRIRATIPHASSAEELLAYLQADGIAVKPRRGPSGDLLGYAVGRPGDLNKDGEQIFHPGGKIAPDLTLPKLKARLETTAPEEHPTARRDRPTTPWHQATDALDTLHTGMADDSHAQAHVTALGELMEVVAQKSPAHLHAELRAASRAFARAQRSQIRAENQAAHALRKAARDIAHTATGPDGSVLAALTAALVWATIVAARWHDVKQHAQQAEAARQAVQHLQTASDQALVPVQEELTRRRLKEHTCRSFAHDVWAAVPDHAERILADDAWPALATALSDAEALGHQPHELLKEAAAQRELTTAHRPARVLMARIQHTSRNPVPNRRAEAARRRSTMASPRAAGCAPQTPQPGATGTLADRRQWHHR; this is encoded by the coding sequence GTGATCGCCGCCATCAAGCCGGCCGGGTCCAACACCCGCGGCCTGCTCGCCTACCTCTACGGCCCCGGCCGCCACGACGAGCACACCGACCCGCACATCGTCGCCGGCTTCGCCATGCTCGGCATGCCCGACCCCGGCCGCGACCAGGACGCCACCCTCACCCAGCTCGCCCGCCACCTCGACGCGCCCGTACGGCTCCGCAACAGCGAGTTTGGCAAGAAGGTCACCGACCACGTCTGGCACTGCCCCGTGCGCACCGCCCCCGAGGACCGCCACCTCTCCGACGCCGAATGGGGCGAGATCGCCCAGCGCATCGTCGAAGCCGTCGGCATCGCCCCGGTCGGCGACGACCTTGGCTGCCGCTGGATCGCCGTCCGCCACGCAGACGACCACATCCACATCCTCGCCACCACCGTTCGCGAAGAAGGCCGCCGCCCCAGGCTCCACGACAGCGGCATCCGGGTGGGCGACGCCTGCCGCCAGATCGAGAAGGACTACGGCCTGCGCCGGCTGAACAAGGGCGACCGCACCGCCGGATCTCGGCCCACCCAGGCCGAGATGCACAAGGCCCAGCGCCTCGGCTGGCAGCAGACCAGCCGCGCATGGCTCCAGGACCGCATCCGCGCCACCATCCCCCACGCCAGCAGCGCCGAGGAACTCCTCGCCTACCTCCAGGCCGACGGCATCGCGGTCAAACCCCGCCGCGGACCGTCCGGAGACCTCCTCGGCTACGCCGTCGGCCGCCCCGGCGACCTCAACAAGGACGGCGAACAGATCTTCCACCCCGGCGGAAAGATCGCCCCCGACCTCACCCTCCCCAAGCTCAAGGCCCGCCTCGAAACCACCGCCCCGGAGGAGCACCCCACCGCCCGCCGCGACCGCCCCACCACCCCCTGGCACCAGGCCACCGACGCCCTCGACACTCTCCACACCGGCATGGCCGACGACAGCCATGCCCAGGCCCACGTCACCGCCCTCGGCGAGCTGATGGAAGTAGTCGCCCAGAAATCCCCAGCCCACCTCCACGCGGAACTGCGAGCGGCCTCACGAGCGTTCGCCCGCGCTCAGCGTTCCCAGATCCGCGCCGAGAACCAGGCCGCCCACGCCCTGCGCAAAGCCGCCCGTGACATCGCCCACACCGCCACCGGCCCCGACGGCAGCGTACTGGCCGCGCTCACTGCAGCCCTGGTATGGGCCACGATCGTCGCCGCCCGGTGGCACGACGTAAAGCAGCACGCGCAGCAGGCCGAGGCCGCTCGGCAGGCGGTCCAGCATCTTCAGACCGCCAGCGATCAGGCCCTCGTCCCAGTACAGGAGGAACTAACGCGTCGGCGCCTCAAGGAGCACACATGCCGCAGTTTTGCTCATGATGTATGGGCCGCTGTCCCAGACCACGCCGAACGCATCTTGGCTGACGACGCTTGGCCGGCCCTCGCAACCGCGCTCAGCGACGCCGAAGCCCTTGGGCATCAACCGCACGAGCTGCTCAAGGAGGCAGCGGCGCAGCGTGAGCTGACCACTGCCCACCGTCCTGCCCGCGTTCTGATGGCGCGCATCCAACACACGAGTCGCAACCCTGTACCCAACCGCAGAGCCGAAGCCGCTCGTCGACGATCCACCATGGCTAGCCCCCGGGCTGCAGGTTGTGCACCTCAGACACCACAGCCAGGAGCCACGGGAACCCTCGCCGATCGGCGTCAATGGCATCACCGGTAG
- a CDS encoding helix-turn-helix transcriptional regulator, giving the protein MRPVRADRLLSLLLLLQNRGRMTAPELAAELEVSVRTVYRDVEALGASGVPVRAERGPEGGYRLMDGYRTRLTGLTDAEAGSLFLAGLPGPARELGLGAVLASAQLKVEAALPGELAGRARQVRERFHLDAPAWFRGADPVPLLESVARAVWERRVLRTHYRRWRGEVRREVRPLGLVLKGGIWYLVALAEDAVRTYRVSRFQAVEETGDLFTRPAGFDLAAYWAESSRQLEAALYQGTARLRLSPRGQKLLPMQFGAAGARALADPGPPDGEGWVEVRLSVESEAIATGDLLRLGTEAEVLGPAELRRAVAAAVAVLADRYATDG; this is encoded by the coding sequence ATGCGCCCCGTGCGTGCCGACCGGCTTCTCTCCCTGCTCCTGCTGCTGCAGAACCGCGGCCGGATGACCGCCCCCGAACTCGCGGCGGAGCTCGAGGTGTCGGTGCGCACCGTCTACCGGGACGTCGAGGCGCTCGGCGCGTCCGGGGTGCCGGTGCGGGCGGAGCGCGGACCCGAGGGCGGCTACCGCCTGATGGACGGGTACCGCACCCGGCTGACCGGGCTGACGGACGCGGAGGCCGGTTCGCTGTTCCTGGCCGGGCTGCCGGGGCCGGCCAGGGAGTTGGGACTGGGCGCTGTCCTGGCGAGCGCCCAGCTGAAGGTGGAGGCCGCGCTGCCGGGCGAACTGGCCGGACGGGCACGGCAGGTGCGCGAGCGGTTCCATCTGGACGCGCCGGCGTGGTTCCGGGGCGCCGACCCCGTGCCGCTCCTGGAGTCCGTCGCGCGGGCGGTGTGGGAGCGGCGGGTGCTGCGCACCCACTACCGGCGCTGGCGCGGCGAGGTCCGCCGGGAGGTGCGCCCGCTGGGTCTCGTACTGAAGGGCGGCATCTGGTACCTGGTGGCGCTGGCGGAGGACGCCGTGCGCACGTACCGGGTGTCGCGTTTCCAGGCGGTGGAGGAGACAGGCGACCTGTTCACCCGTCCCGCCGGGTTCGATCTCGCCGCGTACTGGGCGGAGTCCTCCCGGCAGCTGGAGGCTGCCCTGTACCAGGGCACGGCCCGGCTGCGGCTCTCGCCGCGCGGGCAGAAGCTGCTGCCGATGCAGTTCGGGGCGGCGGGCGCCCGGGCGCTCGCGGACCCGGGGCCGCCGGACGGTGAGGGGTGGGTCGAGGTGCGGCTGTCCGTCGAGTCGGAGGCGATCGCGACCGGCGACCTGCTCCGGCTCGGCACCGAGGCGGAGGTGCTCGGCCCGGCGGAGCTGCGACGGGCGGTCGCGGCGGCCGTGGCGGTACTGGCGGACCGGTATGCGACCGACGGGTGA
- a CDS encoding DUF3224 domain-containing protein, with amino-acid sequence MPTTRTTGHFTFADWKEVPVGPENTLPRLAHATVTNAFTGGIEAESTTCDYAISYLTGTTGSFAGMELVRGRVDGREGTFVVEERGRFTPDGSVHCSFEVVEGSGTGELAGLRGTGEFTYRHGETKVPYTFAYGPE; translated from the coding sequence ATGCCCACCACCCGGACCACCGGCCACTTCACCTTCGCCGACTGGAAGGAGGTCCCCGTGGGCCCGGAGAACACCCTGCCCCGGCTCGCGCACGCCACCGTCACCAACGCCTTCACGGGGGGCATCGAGGCCGAGTCCACGACCTGCGACTACGCGATCTCCTACCTGACCGGCACGACCGGCTCCTTCGCGGGGATGGAACTCGTCCGCGGCCGTGTCGACGGCCGTGAGGGCACCTTCGTCGTCGAGGAGCGGGGGCGCTTCACCCCCGACGGGAGCGTCCACTGTTCCTTCGAGGTCGTCGAGGGCTCGGGCACCGGGGAACTGGCCGGGCTGCGCGGCACCGGCGAGTTCACCTACCGGCACGGGGAGACGAAGGTGCCGTACACCTTCGCGTACGGACCGGAGTGA
- a CDS encoding helix-turn-helix domain-containing protein has protein sequence MDADEDDDVPEWADRIKANVAGEVRRRRREKGWSAQDLADQCERLGHPIPRNVIANMESGRRANLPLVDVMVLATALETYPVCLIFPVGYVEETQELPFRDLVPTWDALRRFTGEQEVPGHDAGLVPDFEHHASLVRTALAALEEEERVRFAAKAATSRAQQEEAERKRIEYADQAISAKYTLRHLRRELREEGASPPDLPPALGDLDPPETKLNTTLEERL, from the coding sequence ATGGATGCTGATGAGGACGACGACGTCCCGGAGTGGGCGGACCGGATCAAGGCCAACGTGGCCGGCGAAGTCCGCCGGAGAAGGAGGGAGAAAGGGTGGAGCGCGCAAGACCTGGCGGACCAGTGCGAGCGGCTGGGGCATCCCATCCCGCGCAACGTGATCGCCAACATGGAGTCCGGACGCCGGGCCAACCTTCCGCTGGTGGACGTGATGGTCCTGGCCACCGCCCTGGAGACGTACCCGGTCTGCCTCATCTTCCCGGTCGGCTACGTCGAAGAGACCCAGGAACTTCCGTTCCGGGACCTCGTGCCCACCTGGGACGCCCTACGACGCTTTACCGGTGAGCAGGAGGTGCCCGGTCACGACGCGGGCCTGGTCCCCGACTTCGAGCATCACGCCAGCCTCGTACGCACCGCCCTCGCCGCGCTCGAAGAGGAAGAACGGGTGCGGTTCGCCGCCAAGGCAGCCACCAGCCGCGCCCAGCAGGAAGAAGCCGAGCGCAAGCGGATCGAGTACGCCGACCAGGCCATCTCCGCCAAGTACACCCTCCGCCATCTCCGCCGCGAACTCCGCGAGGAGGGAGCCAGCCCGCCCGACCTGCCACCCGCACTGGGCGACCTCGATCCGCCCGAAACCAAACTCAACACCACCCTGGAGGAACGCCTTTGA
- a CDS encoding MobC family plasmid mobilization relaxosome protein: MQSVQPTIRRFTGTKRTVRVGPLRFTGDEHACLQEDAAEHGYKGESGFAADIVLAFITGRFTANLPLSEDRRRTHMFRAQVLRELNRIGVNVNQIARALNSDLTPPDIRLRLDELHRLLELMAKALREPTESRKDQAA; the protein is encoded by the coding sequence GTGCAGAGCGTCCAGCCGACGATCCGCCGCTTCACCGGCACCAAGCGGACCGTCCGCGTCGGCCCGCTGCGGTTCACCGGCGACGAGCACGCCTGCCTCCAGGAGGACGCCGCCGAGCACGGCTACAAGGGGGAATCCGGCTTCGCCGCCGACATCGTCCTCGCCTTCATCACCGGCCGGTTCACCGCGAACCTGCCACTGTCCGAGGACCGCCGCCGCACCCACATGTTCCGCGCCCAGGTGCTGCGCGAACTCAACCGCATCGGCGTCAACGTCAACCAGATCGCCCGCGCCCTGAACAGCGACCTCACCCCGCCCGACATCCGCCTGCGCCTCGACGAGCTCCACCGCCTGCTGGAGTTGATGGCCAAGGCCCTGCGAGAGCCCACCGAATCCAGGAAGGACCAAGCCGCGTGA
- a CDS encoding DUF2637 domain-containing protein: MTKHDAERYALVMAGIVIVALTAGAFWLSYAHLADVAGRHGLGTSPIRRWAWPATLDAFIVAGELLMLRAALRRVTDRWAIAVTAIGSVGSIVLNVAGVNGTGNARTVPFLDYVVAAVPPAAAMVAFGVLMRQIHQLVEQPVDPSGPGSAQVSEPPATPSGRPTEQSATAVGRSAEAPVERVRPAEPLVESGQATEPPAAVSVQPPEPPAEAAEGKPRGGRPPGAPLEVLVEIGRTAAAEQGKLTRAFVRTAVEDKGLTIGSKRLTEVMAILRAEREASAESDPANS; encoded by the coding sequence ATGACCAAGCACGATGCCGAGCGATACGCGCTCGTCATGGCCGGCATCGTCATCGTCGCCCTGACCGCCGGAGCGTTCTGGCTCTCCTACGCGCACCTGGCCGACGTCGCCGGCCGGCACGGGCTGGGAACGTCACCGATCCGCCGTTGGGCGTGGCCGGCGACCCTGGACGCGTTCATCGTCGCGGGGGAGCTGCTCATGCTCCGCGCGGCCCTGCGCCGCGTCACCGACCGATGGGCCATCGCCGTGACCGCCATCGGATCGGTCGGCTCCATCGTGCTGAACGTCGCCGGGGTCAACGGTACGGGCAACGCCCGCACCGTCCCGTTCCTCGACTATGTGGTCGCCGCGGTTCCCCCGGCCGCCGCGATGGTGGCCTTCGGCGTGCTGATGCGGCAGATCCACCAGCTCGTCGAGCAGCCTGTCGACCCCTCGGGCCCTGGTTCCGCGCAGGTGTCGGAACCACCGGCCACCCCATCCGGCCGGCCCACCGAGCAGTCGGCCACCGCAGTCGGCCGGTCTGCCGAGGCTCCGGTCGAGCGCGTCCGGCCTGCCGAGCCACTGGTTGAGTCCGGCCAGGCCACTGAGCCACCGGCCGCCGTATCCGTCCAGCCTCCGGAACCGCCCGCCGAGGCCGCAGAGGGCAAGCCGCGCGGTGGCCGTCCACCCGGCGCCCCACTCGAGGTACTCGTGGAGATCGGCCGGACTGCTGCCGCTGAGCAGGGCAAGCTCACCCGGGCCTTCGTCCGAACGGCAGTTGAGGACAAGGGGCTGACGATCGGCAGCAAGCGGCTGACCGAGGTGATGGCCATTCTCAGAGCCGAGCGCGAAGCCTCCGCCGAGTCCGATCCGGCCAACAGCTGA